The Polyodon spathula isolate WHYD16114869_AA chromosome 13, ASM1765450v1, whole genome shotgun sequence genome includes a region encoding these proteins:
- the LOC121325756 gene encoding nuclear receptor coactivator 5-like isoform X1 produces the protein MSNWVKVTRGQGHKPAASAGNRHGPGKIPFLLNSIKPYKPYRMSPYPVRDERKDAYNDDTRNFEELLDQQYDCSSRTEDYYERYQCSQNAPSKNYTQADRRSSFYQQFYKQIQDEYDKQRPADCVILSVTKQQTDYAKSIGHRLQKRGLVVEMIYLHSESGLTRALQDVRNDGSPFCILVEHSNVALSSCTVIIFYESLKIHRNMPSERAMDFVAAEHGCVQAERSEKEREEISVKAADLADDYLERENCDKHSLPLSTRHLLFLMSEGKHLYLEELNTIEEYVRTRKEELEAVPTESDNGFNPGMRKPALGSLSKPPPLLPTPGRPPLLEHPSHSQAKPVLLGDRALGPLLPTPGSYPKSKPPPLLSMHSRPTHGHGPLAPSKRLLLGDKPGLLPTPGGPSRPNPQRRNQ, from the exons ATGTCTAACTGGGTGAAGGTTACTCGAGGTCAGGGCCACAAGCCGGCTGCAAGTGCAGG GAACCGCCATGGTCCTGGGAAGATTCCATTCCTATTGAA tagcATCAAGCCCTACAAACCCTACAGAATGAGCCCATATCCAGTGCGAGATGAAAGGAAGGATGCTTACAATGACGACACACGCAA TTTTGAAGAGTTACTGGACCAACAGTATGACTGTTCATCTAGGACTGAGGACTACTATGAAAGATACCAGTGCTCCCAGAATG CACCCAGCAAGAATTACACTCAGGCTGACAGGCGCAGCTCATTCTATCAGCAATTCTACAAACAGATTCAGGACGAGTATGACAAACAGAGGCCAGCGGACTGTGTCATTTTGTCTGTGACGAAGCAACAAAC gGATTATGCAAAATCGATAGGCCACCGTTTGCAGAAGCGAGGCCTTGTGGTGGAAATGATATACCTGCACTCGGAATCAGGTCTCACCCGCGCCCTTCAGGATGTCCGAAATGACGGTTCCCCCTTTTGTATTCTCGTCGAGCACTCAAATGTAGCGCTTTCCTCTTGCACCGTAATCATATTTTACGAGTCTCTCAAAA TTCATCGCAACATGCCCTCGGAGCGCGCCATGGACTTTGTGGCTGCGGAGCACGGGTGCGTGCAGGCTGAGCGCTCGGAGAAGGAGCGTGAGGAAATCTCCGTGAAGGCAGCGGATCTAGCGGACGACTATCTGGAGCGTGAGAACTGCGACAAGCACAGCCTTCCCCTGAGCACTCGCCACCTCCTCTTCCTGATGAGCGAAGGGAAGCACTTGTACCTGGAAGAGCTGAACACCATCGAGGAGTACGTGAGGACGAGGAAAGAGGAACTCGAAG CTGTGCCAACAGAAAGTGATAATGGATTCAACCCTGGAATGAGGAAACCAGCTCTCGGCAGCCTGAGCAAACCACCTCCCCTTCTCCCGACGCCCGGTAGACCACCGCTCCTGGAGCACCCCTCCCATTCCCAGGCAAAGCCAGTCCTTCTGGGGGACCGAGCACTGGGACCCTTGCTCCCAACCCCAG GTTCATACCCCAAATCCAAGCCCCCACCCCTGCTGTCTATGCACTCGCGACCCACCCACGGCCACGGCCCCTTAGCACCCTCAAAGCGTCTCTTACTGGGCGATAAACCCGGCCTTCTGCCTACCCCAG gtGGTCCATCCAGACCCAATCCGCAGCGCCGTAACCAATAG
- the LOC121325756 gene encoding nuclear receptor coactivator 5-like isoform X2, with product MSNWVKVTRGQGHKPAASAGNRHGPGKIPFLLNIKPYKPYRMSPYPVRDERKDAYNDDTRNFEELLDQQYDCSSRTEDYYERYQCSQNAPSKNYTQADRRSSFYQQFYKQIQDEYDKQRPADCVILSVTKQQTDYAKSIGHRLQKRGLVVEMIYLHSESGLTRALQDVRNDGSPFCILVEHSNVALSSCTVIIFYESLKIHRNMPSERAMDFVAAEHGCVQAERSEKEREEISVKAADLADDYLERENCDKHSLPLSTRHLLFLMSEGKHLYLEELNTIEEYVRTRKEELEAVPTESDNGFNPGMRKPALGSLSKPPPLLPTPGRPPLLEHPSHSQAKPVLLGDRALGPLLPTPGSYPKSKPPPLLSMHSRPTHGHGPLAPSKRLLLGDKPGLLPTPGGPSRPNPQRRNQ from the exons ATGTCTAACTGGGTGAAGGTTACTCGAGGTCAGGGCCACAAGCCGGCTGCAAGTGCAGG GAACCGCCATGGTCCTGGGAAGATTCCATTCCTATTGAA cATCAAGCCCTACAAACCCTACAGAATGAGCCCATATCCAGTGCGAGATGAAAGGAAGGATGCTTACAATGACGACACACGCAA TTTTGAAGAGTTACTGGACCAACAGTATGACTGTTCATCTAGGACTGAGGACTACTATGAAAGATACCAGTGCTCCCAGAATG CACCCAGCAAGAATTACACTCAGGCTGACAGGCGCAGCTCATTCTATCAGCAATTCTACAAACAGATTCAGGACGAGTATGACAAACAGAGGCCAGCGGACTGTGTCATTTTGTCTGTGACGAAGCAACAAAC gGATTATGCAAAATCGATAGGCCACCGTTTGCAGAAGCGAGGCCTTGTGGTGGAAATGATATACCTGCACTCGGAATCAGGTCTCACCCGCGCCCTTCAGGATGTCCGAAATGACGGTTCCCCCTTTTGTATTCTCGTCGAGCACTCAAATGTAGCGCTTTCCTCTTGCACCGTAATCATATTTTACGAGTCTCTCAAAA TTCATCGCAACATGCCCTCGGAGCGCGCCATGGACTTTGTGGCTGCGGAGCACGGGTGCGTGCAGGCTGAGCGCTCGGAGAAGGAGCGTGAGGAAATCTCCGTGAAGGCAGCGGATCTAGCGGACGACTATCTGGAGCGTGAGAACTGCGACAAGCACAGCCTTCCCCTGAGCACTCGCCACCTCCTCTTCCTGATGAGCGAAGGGAAGCACTTGTACCTGGAAGAGCTGAACACCATCGAGGAGTACGTGAGGACGAGGAAAGAGGAACTCGAAG CTGTGCCAACAGAAAGTGATAATGGATTCAACCCTGGAATGAGGAAACCAGCTCTCGGCAGCCTGAGCAAACCACCTCCCCTTCTCCCGACGCCCGGTAGACCACCGCTCCTGGAGCACCCCTCCCATTCCCAGGCAAAGCCAGTCCTTCTGGGGGACCGAGCACTGGGACCCTTGCTCCCAACCCCAG GTTCATACCCCAAATCCAAGCCCCCACCCCTGCTGTCTATGCACTCGCGACCCACCCACGGCCACGGCCCCTTAGCACCCTCAAAGCGTCTCTTACTGGGCGATAAACCCGGCCTTCTGCCTACCCCAG gtGGTCCATCCAGACCCAATCCGCAGCGCCGTAACCAATAG
- the LOC121325756 gene encoding nuclear receptor coactivator 5-like isoform X3 translates to MSNWVKVTRGQGHKPAASAGNRHGPGKIPFLLNSIKPYKPYRMSPYPVRDERKDAYNDDTRNFEELLDQQYDCSSRTEDYYERYQCSQNAPSKNYTQADRRSSFYQQFYKQIQDEYDKQRPADCVILSVTKQQTDYAKSIGHRLQKRGLVVEMIYLHSESGLTRALQDVRNDGSPFCILVEHSNVALSSCTVIIFYESLKIHRNMPSERAMDFVAAEHGCVQAERSEKEREEISVKAADLADDYLERENCDKHSLPLSTRHLLFLMSEGKHLYLEELNTIEEYVRTRKEELEESDNGFNPGMRKPALGSLSKPPPLLPTPGRPPLLEHPSHSQAKPVLLGDRALGPLLPTPGSYPKSKPPPLLSMHSRPTHGHGPLAPSKRLLLGDKPGLLPTPGGPSRPNPQRRNQ, encoded by the exons ATGTCTAACTGGGTGAAGGTTACTCGAGGTCAGGGCCACAAGCCGGCTGCAAGTGCAGG GAACCGCCATGGTCCTGGGAAGATTCCATTCCTATTGAA tagcATCAAGCCCTACAAACCCTACAGAATGAGCCCATATCCAGTGCGAGATGAAAGGAAGGATGCTTACAATGACGACACACGCAA TTTTGAAGAGTTACTGGACCAACAGTATGACTGTTCATCTAGGACTGAGGACTACTATGAAAGATACCAGTGCTCCCAGAATG CACCCAGCAAGAATTACACTCAGGCTGACAGGCGCAGCTCATTCTATCAGCAATTCTACAAACAGATTCAGGACGAGTATGACAAACAGAGGCCAGCGGACTGTGTCATTTTGTCTGTGACGAAGCAACAAAC gGATTATGCAAAATCGATAGGCCACCGTTTGCAGAAGCGAGGCCTTGTGGTGGAAATGATATACCTGCACTCGGAATCAGGTCTCACCCGCGCCCTTCAGGATGTCCGAAATGACGGTTCCCCCTTTTGTATTCTCGTCGAGCACTCAAATGTAGCGCTTTCCTCTTGCACCGTAATCATATTTTACGAGTCTCTCAAAA TTCATCGCAACATGCCCTCGGAGCGCGCCATGGACTTTGTGGCTGCGGAGCACGGGTGCGTGCAGGCTGAGCGCTCGGAGAAGGAGCGTGAGGAAATCTCCGTGAAGGCAGCGGATCTAGCGGACGACTATCTGGAGCGTGAGAACTGCGACAAGCACAGCCTTCCCCTGAGCACTCGCCACCTCCTCTTCCTGATGAGCGAAGGGAAGCACTTGTACCTGGAAGAGCTGAACACCATCGAGGAGTACGTGAGGACGAGGAAAGAGGAACTCGAAG AAAGTGATAATGGATTCAACCCTGGAATGAGGAAACCAGCTCTCGGCAGCCTGAGCAAACCACCTCCCCTTCTCCCGACGCCCGGTAGACCACCGCTCCTGGAGCACCCCTCCCATTCCCAGGCAAAGCCAGTCCTTCTGGGGGACCGAGCACTGGGACCCTTGCTCCCAACCCCAG GTTCATACCCCAAATCCAAGCCCCCACCCCTGCTGTCTATGCACTCGCGACCCACCCACGGCCACGGCCCCTTAGCACCCTCAAAGCGTCTCTTACTGGGCGATAAACCCGGCCTTCTGCCTACCCCAG gtGGTCCATCCAGACCCAATCCGCAGCGCCGTAACCAATAG